In Erigeron canadensis isolate Cc75 chromosome 6, C_canadensis_v1, whole genome shotgun sequence, the following are encoded in one genomic region:
- the LOC122605810 gene encoding uncharacterized protein LOC122605810: MSRMMRSDRKPPLALRSPIRLRPRPPLHSKSLNSIQTPSSGYLTKSCMRKRSSNLEETELRPEYQTISCELKALSKMVQDNLSGSATTNQSANAHNGNLMFERGRLYYEYSARRNERLKRKRGDYDAEKKTPSKQYLGVRVESAKKATREVRKYESARKMATPMVERREVVASATTQRYSLRSSMKENKKPPLATSFERTVDATVGRKTTVRRTARKGY; this comes from the exons ATGTCAAGAATGATGCGTTCGGATCGAAAACCACCGCTAGCGTTGCGATCTCCGATTAGGCTTCGTCCCCGTCCCCCTCTTCATTCAAAAAGCCTAAATAGTATTCAAACCCCATCATCAG GTTATTTGACAAAGTCCTGTATGCGCAAACGGTCTTCCAACTTGGAAGAAACTGAACTCCGTCCTGAATACCAAACGATATCTTGCGAGTTAAAAGCTTTATCAAAGATGGTTCAAGATAACCTGAGTGGATCCGCCACTACAAATCAATCTGCAAATGCTCATAATGGGAATCTTATGTTCGAAAGGGGCAGGTTGTATTATGAGTATTCGGCTAGAAGGAATGAAAGGCTGAAAAGGAAGAGAGGAGACTATGATGCTGAGAAAAAGACTCCATCCAAACAGTATCTTGGGGTTAGAGTCGAGTCAGCAAAAAAAGCGACAAGGGAAGTCAGAAAATACGAGAGTGCAAGGAAGATGGCGACGCCGATGGTGGAGAGAAGAGAGGTGGTGGCGTCAGCGACTACACAGAGGTATTCGTTGAGAAGTAGCatgaaagaaaacaagaaaccACCGTTGGCTACGAGTTTTGAAAGAACAGTGGATGCAACTGTGGGAAGAAAAACTACGGTTAGAAGGACTGCAAGAAAAGGATACTAG